A portion of the Stella humosa genome contains these proteins:
- a CDS encoding phosphotransferase: protein MLLFGGTDIVRIPHHPLVASRFELARRAVAILRDRLPVAIPEPRAHAGPPALETYPLLPGRAPRPADAGPALVSDLVGFLVALHGTPPALLAQGGIVPGFWADFLDHAARLSADRVPDAGVLAMIRRDVAVARDTDGALPATPVHYDLHPGNMLVAGDPARLAGVIDFADLSIDDPHWDFRHLGDLGPEFLSAVIDGYEAATGRSLSRARIGRLANCRRGLDHAKRALLDRLGSGATSGCTVPPATPS, encoded by the coding sequence GTGCTGCTGTTCGGCGGCACCGACATCGTCCGCATCCCCCATCATCCCCTGGTGGCCAGCCGTTTCGAACTGGCTCGTCGGGCCGTTGCCATCCTGCGCGACCGGCTGCCGGTCGCCATCCCGGAACCCCGTGCGCATGCCGGCCCGCCGGCGCTGGAAACCTATCCCTTGCTGCCCGGCCGGGCGCCGCGGCCTGCCGACGCCGGGCCGGCGCTCGTTTCCGATCTCGTGGGCTTCCTGGTGGCCCTGCACGGCACGCCACCGGCGCTCCTGGCCCAGGGCGGCATCGTGCCCGGGTTCTGGGCGGATTTCCTCGACCATGCCGCCCGCCTGTCCGCCGACCGCGTACCCGATGCCGGCGTCCTCGCCATGATCCGGCGCGACGTGGCGGTGGCGCGTGATACCGATGGCGCCCTGCCGGCGACGCCCGTCCACTACGACCTGCACCCGGGCAACATGCTGGTCGCGGGCGACCCGGCCCGGCTCGCCGGCGTGATCGACTTCGCCGACCTGTCGATCGACGACCCGCACTGGGACTTTCGCCACCTGGGTGACCTCGGGCCAGAATTCCTGTCGGCCGTCATCGATGGCTACGAGGCGGCGACCGGGCGGTCGCTGTCGCGGGCACGCATCGGCCGGCTGGCCAATTGCCGGCGGGGGCTCGACCATGCCAAGCGTGCCCTGCTCGATCGTCTCGGATCGGGCGCGACGAGCGGTTGCACGGTGCCGCCCGCCACCCCATCCTGA
- a CDS encoding DMT family transporter, translating into MATGPGRAATAGGRDRRVLLGILFMCISAMIFPFMNGLVQILSRDYPSEQIIWARTASHLLVALLWLLPSQGVSALRTRRPWLQILGSVCLITSTAMFFIGVKSVPLAKAAAISFTAPFFVALLAWPFLGERIRGSRLLAVAIGFAGVLVVIRPGLEVVQWASVLIVGSAACYGVYQVVARRVAGHDRPETSVMYSALVGTIIMSAIVPWVWVTPKTGLDALMMVGLGVLGASGHYCVVRSLAYAEANIVSPFQYAQIVGSVAIGWAISGLLPDIYTWIGSAIIVAAGIYIAITQTRRTPAASAVFTERPIRPD; encoded by the coding sequence ATGGCCACGGGACCAGGGCGCGCCGCGACAGCGGGCGGGCGCGATCGACGGGTGCTGCTGGGCATCCTCTTCATGTGCATATCGGCGATGATCTTTCCGTTCATGAACGGGCTGGTCCAGATCCTCAGCCGCGACTACCCGTCGGAGCAGATCATCTGGGCGCGCACCGCCTCGCACCTGCTGGTCGCGCTGCTGTGGCTGCTGCCGAGCCAGGGCGTGTCAGCGCTCCGCACCCGCCGGCCGTGGCTGCAGATCCTGGGGTCGGTCTGCCTCATCACCTCGACGGCGATGTTCTTCATCGGGGTGAAGAGCGTGCCGCTCGCCAAGGCCGCCGCCATCAGCTTCACCGCGCCGTTCTTCGTGGCGCTGCTCGCCTGGCCCTTCCTGGGCGAGCGCATCCGCGGCTCCCGCCTGCTGGCCGTCGCCATCGGCTTCGCCGGGGTGCTGGTCGTCATCCGCCCGGGGCTGGAGGTGGTGCAGTGGGCCTCCGTGCTGATCGTCGGCAGTGCGGCCTGCTACGGCGTCTATCAGGTGGTGGCGCGCCGCGTGGCCGGCCATGACCGGCCGGAAACTTCGGTCATGTATTCGGCACTCGTCGGCACCATCATCATGTCGGCCATCGTCCCCTGGGTCTGGGTGACGCCGAAGACCGGGCTCGATGCCCTGATGATGGTCGGGCTGGGCGTGCTGGGCGCCAGCGGCCACTATTGCGTCGTCCGCTCGCTCGCCTATGCCGAGGCGAACATCGTCTCGCCCTTCCAGTACGCCCAGATCGTGGGCTCGGTCGCGATCGGCTGGGCCATCTCCGGCCTGCTGCCCGACATCTATACCTGGATCGGCTCGGCCATCATCGTGGCGGCCGGCATCTATATCGCCATCACCCAGACACGGCGGACGCCGGCGGCCTCGGCCGTGTTCACCGAGCGGCCGATCCGGCCGGATTGA
- a CDS encoding aspartate aminotransferase family protein, with protein sequence MTDAVPFGPWSGDVADHLIRYTRGGFLPGMITRAEGSFVHDADGRAILDFASGQMCATIGHNHPAVVQAMRDAAGEPLHLYSNMLSPAVVELAVELAGMLPPTLQKAMFLSTGSESNEAAIRIAKLHTGGFEIIAMGHSWHGMTAASNASTYSGARKGYGPAMPGTMALPPPNGYRCPIRHCAGTCDTTCLDVGFEMADMQSVGAFAAVICEPVLAAGGIVVPPEGYMRRLREHCDRRGLLLIFDEAQTAFGRLGSRFVFEQQDVVPDILTLSKSLGGGLPLAATITSAAIEADVHAKGFHFYTSHISDPFPARVALTILKLIEAERLVDKAKADGAYFMDGLRALQQRYETIGDVRGLGLLVGVELVEDRASKKPATALAPALVRRCYELGLQTTQSGAARDPASGAVWKLAPPLTVTRAELDQGLEIIDRALGELTGRA encoded by the coding sequence ATGACCGACGCTGTGCCCTTCGGCCCCTGGAGCGGCGACGTCGCCGATCATCTCATCCGCTACACCCGCGGGGGGTTCCTGCCGGGGATGATCACCCGGGCGGAGGGGTCGTTCGTGCATGACGCGGACGGCCGGGCCATCCTGGACTTCGCCTCGGGCCAGATGTGCGCGACGATCGGGCACAACCACCCGGCCGTCGTACAGGCGATGCGCGACGCCGCGGGCGAGCCGCTCCACCTCTATTCCAACATGCTGTCGCCGGCCGTGGTCGAGCTGGCGGTCGAGCTGGCGGGGATGCTGCCGCCCACCTTGCAGAAGGCCATGTTCCTGTCGACCGGCAGCGAATCCAACGAGGCCGCCATCCGCATCGCCAAGCTGCATACCGGCGGGTTCGAGATCATCGCCATGGGCCATTCCTGGCACGGCATGACGGCGGCCTCCAACGCCAGCACCTATTCCGGCGCGCGCAAGGGTTACGGGCCGGCAATGCCGGGCACCATGGCCCTGCCGCCGCCCAACGGCTATCGCTGCCCCATCCGCCACTGCGCCGGCACCTGCGACACCACCTGCCTGGATGTCGGCTTCGAGATGGCCGACATGCAGTCGGTCGGCGCGTTTGCGGCCGTCATCTGCGAACCGGTCCTGGCCGCCGGCGGCATCGTCGTGCCGCCCGAGGGCTACATGCGGCGCCTGCGCGAGCATTGCGACCGGCGCGGCCTGCTGCTGATCTTCGACGAGGCGCAGACCGCCTTCGGCCGGCTCGGCTCGCGCTTCGTGTTCGAGCAGCAGGACGTGGTGCCCGACATCCTCACCTTGTCGAAGTCGCTCGGCGGCGGCCTGCCGCTGGCGGCCACGATCACCAGTGCCGCGATCGAGGCGGACGTCCATGCCAAGGGCTTCCACTTCTACACCTCGCACATCTCCGACCCGTTTCCGGCGCGGGTCGCGCTCACGATCCTGAAGCTGATCGAGGCCGAGCGGCTGGTCGACAAGGCCAAGGCGGACGGCGCCTACTTCATGGACGGGCTGCGCGCCCTCCAGCAGCGCTACGAGACGATCGGCGACGTGCGCGGCCTGGGCCTGCTGGTCGGCGTCGAGCTGGTCGAGGACCGCGCCTCGAAGAAGCCGGCGACAGCACTGGCCCCGGCCCTCGTCCGCCGCTGCTACGAACTGGGCTTGCAGACGACCCAGTCGGGTGCCGCGCGCGACCCGGCCAGCGGTGCCGTGTGGAAACTGGCCCCACCCCTGACCGTGACCCGCGCCGAACTGGACCAGGGGCTGGAGATCATCGACCGGGCGCTGGGGGAGCTGACCGGCCGGGCCTGA
- a CDS encoding GH1 family beta-glucosidase, whose translation MPLWPAEFRWGASTSAYQIEGAATADGKGPSIWDVRSHMPGRITGGDTGDVACDHYHRYREDIALMGEIGLDAYRFSISWPRVLPQGRGQVNPAGLDFYDRLVDGLLAAGIEPWACLYHWDLPQALQDQGGWVARDSAGWFADYAVLIARRLGDRVKRFATFNEPSVFTLFGYVMDWQAPGIMDRASYLAAMHHVNLAHGAAVDVLRDLVPGGLVGAIHNRQPCLPVSQAEADREAAAFFDACWNRAFPDAQILGTYPSALIDKVAPWVKAGDLARICRPVDWLGLNHYSPIYARADPEAILGFGWGSPPEGRPQTDVGWVIDANAFRDTLIDVHRTYRLPIYVTENGYGGTDAPDATGAVQDPERVGYLGAYIHAMGEAMARGADVRGYFVWSLLDNFEWGSGYSQRFGIVHVNYPTQRRTLKSSARWYREHIRTSRVPTAFA comes from the coding sequence GTGCCGCTCTGGCCGGCGGAGTTCCGCTGGGGCGCCTCGACCTCCGCCTATCAGATCGAAGGGGCCGCGACGGCCGACGGCAAGGGCCCGAGCATCTGGGACGTGCGGTCGCACATGCCGGGTCGAATCACGGGCGGCGATACCGGCGACGTCGCCTGCGACCACTATCACCGCTACCGCGAGGACATCGCCCTGATGGGCGAGATCGGGCTCGATGCCTACCGCTTCTCGATATCCTGGCCCCGGGTGCTGCCGCAGGGCCGCGGGCAGGTCAATCCAGCCGGGCTGGATTTCTACGACCGCCTGGTCGACGGGCTGCTCGCCGCCGGAATAGAGCCATGGGCCTGCCTCTATCACTGGGATCTGCCCCAGGCCCTTCAGGATCAAGGGGGCTGGGTCGCGCGCGACAGCGCCGGCTGGTTCGCCGACTATGCGGTGCTGATCGCGCGCCGTCTCGGCGACCGGGTGAAGCGCTTCGCCACCTTCAACGAGCCGTCGGTCTTCACGCTGTTCGGCTATGTGATGGACTGGCAGGCACCCGGGATCATGGACAGGGCCTCCTATCTGGCCGCCATGCACCACGTCAACTTGGCCCACGGTGCGGCGGTCGACGTGCTGCGCGATCTGGTGCCAGGCGGCCTCGTGGGTGCGATCCACAATCGCCAGCCCTGCCTGCCGGTCAGTCAAGCCGAGGCGGACAGGGAGGCGGCGGCCTTCTTCGATGCCTGCTGGAACAGGGCCTTCCCGGATGCCCAGATCCTGGGAACCTATCCGTCCGCGCTGATCGACAAGGTGGCGCCCTGGGTCAAGGCCGGGGACCTCGCGCGCATCTGCCGGCCCGTAGACTGGCTCGGGCTCAACCACTACTCGCCCATCTACGCCCGCGCCGACCCCGAAGCGATCCTGGGCTTCGGCTGGGGGTCGCCGCCGGAAGGCCGGCCCCAGACCGATGTCGGCTGGGTCATCGACGCCAACGCCTTCCGCGACACCCTGATAGACGTGCATCGAACCTATCGCCTGCCCATCTACGTGACCGAGAACGGCTATGGCGGCACGGATGCGCCGGATGCGACGGGTGCCGTCCAGGATCCGGAGCGCGTCGGCTATCTTGGCGCCTATATCCATGCCATGGGCGAGGCGATGGCGCGGGGCGCGGACGTCCGTGGCTATTTCGTCTGGTCGCTGCTCGACAACTTCGAGTGGGGCTCGGGCTATTCGCAGCGGTTCGGCATCGTCCATGTCAACTACCCGACGCAGCGCCGCACGCTGAAATCCTCTGCGCGCTGGTATCGCGAACATATCCGCACCAGCCGTGTCCCGACGGCTTTCGCCTGA
- a CDS encoding ABC transporter ATP-binding protein/permease: MTDGPVLEPLPEAATPADAAGDAPGGTLLRFVRLGGAYWNGADRWKARLLTALLVVLGILQVLLVIRFNLWSADLFDALERRDARQVLIQALVFAAIVIATMLVNAAHLEVRRRLQMGWRHWLTMRVADGWLDRGRQHQLALVPGAPGNPDARIADDIRLATEATIELANSLFYCLLLLVSFVSILWGLSGTVTLALGGITLELPGYLVGLALVYAAAGVAVAFLLGRSLVHVTDLRQSAEAGYRFGLVRDVAQAEEIALLGSEANERRRLRNLFRAITASWQLQTQGLRRLTLFTSAYGTMAAMFPVLVAAPRYLAGELTLGGLMQTAQAFQQVTAALSWPVDNFPRLAETMASMERVLALQAALDTIEAEAARPGIAIDVVAASGGTLTFRDLTIADAGGAILFSGISTDIHPGERVLLLGDPRLARALFKVVARVWPWGRGRVELPDDAAIHFLPSSLHLPADTLRAILAYPDDPETLDGLACMRALARVGLEDLTARLDTPDDWMLQLDASQRQRIGFARILLKRPSWIFLEEPGESLDSGTELALMQVIAEALPSATLLTASHHAELEAFYGRTLRFEPAADGRVFVRDSGERAAGDKAAPRWPAIEVIRRGFGEDPG, translated from the coding sequence GTGACCGACGGCCCGGTCCTTGAGCCATTGCCGGAAGCGGCCACGCCCGCCGACGCGGCCGGCGACGCGCCGGGCGGAACCCTTCTTCGCTTCGTGCGCCTGGGCGGCGCCTACTGGAACGGCGCGGATCGCTGGAAAGCCCGCCTGCTGACCGCGCTGCTCGTGGTGCTCGGCATTCTCCAGGTCCTTCTCGTCATACGCTTCAATCTCTGGAGCGCCGACCTTTTCGACGCGCTCGAGCGACGCGACGCCCGTCAGGTGCTGATCCAGGCGCTGGTGTTCGCTGCCATCGTCATTGCCACCATGCTGGTCAATGCGGCCCACCTGGAAGTCCGCCGGCGCCTGCAGATGGGTTGGCGGCACTGGCTGACGATGCGGGTTGCGGATGGCTGGCTGGATCGTGGCCGGCAGCACCAGCTGGCGCTGGTGCCGGGGGCACCCGGCAATCCGGATGCGCGGATCGCCGACGATATCCGCCTGGCGACCGAGGCGACGATCGAACTGGCAAATTCCCTCTTCTATTGCCTGCTGCTGCTGGTCAGTTTCGTCAGCATCCTGTGGGGGCTGTCCGGTACGGTGACCCTGGCGTTGGGCGGCATCACCCTGGAACTGCCCGGATATCTCGTCGGCCTCGCCCTCGTCTACGCGGCAGCGGGCGTCGCGGTGGCCTTCCTGCTCGGGCGGTCGCTGGTGCATGTGACCGACCTCAGACAAAGCGCGGAGGCCGGCTACCGGTTTGGCTTGGTCCGCGACGTCGCGCAGGCAGAGGAGATCGCCCTCCTCGGCAGCGAGGCCAACGAGCGCCGGCGCTTGCGCAACCTGTTCCGGGCGATCACCGCATCCTGGCAATTGCAGACGCAGGGACTGCGCCGTCTGACGCTGTTCACGTCGGCCTATGGAACGATGGCGGCGATGTTTCCGGTCCTGGTCGCGGCCCCGCGCTACCTCGCGGGCGAGCTGACGCTGGGTGGTCTCATGCAGACGGCCCAGGCATTCCAGCAGGTGACCGCCGCCTTGTCGTGGCCCGTCGACAATTTTCCGCGCCTGGCGGAGACGATGGCTTCCATGGAGCGCGTGCTGGCGCTCCAGGCGGCATTGGATACGATCGAAGCGGAGGCAGCCCGTCCGGGGATCGCCATCGACGTCGTGGCGGCGAGCGGCGGCACGCTGACATTCCGCGACCTGACCATCGCCGATGCCGGCGGCGCGATCCTGTTCTCGGGCATCTCTACCGATATCCATCCAGGGGAGCGGGTCTTGCTGCTGGGCGATCCGAGGCTGGCGCGTGCGCTGTTCAAGGTCGTGGCACGCGTATGGCCGTGGGGGCGGGGGCGGGTGGAACTGCCCGACGATGCGGCGATCCATTTCCTGCCATCGTCGCTCCATCTGCCGGCCGACACGTTGCGCGCGATCCTGGCCTATCCCGATGATCCCGAGACACTCGACGGGCTGGCCTGCATGCGGGCGCTGGCGCGCGTCGGGCTGGAGGATCTGACCGCCCGCCTTGATACGCCCGACGACTGGATGCTCCAGCTCGATGCATCTCAGCGCCAACGGATCGGGTTCGCGCGCATCCTGCTGAAGCGGCCCAGCTGGATCTTCCTGGAGGAGCCTGGTGAGTCGCTGGATTCCGGGACTGAGCTCGCTCTGATGCAGGTGATTGCCGAAGCGCTGCCGTCAGCGACCCTGCTGACCGCGTCCCACCATGCCGAGCTGGAGGCCTTCTACGGCCGCACGCTCCGCTTTGAACCGGCGGCAGACGGCCGCGTCTTCGTGCGGGACAGCGGCGAGCGCGCCGCCGGCGACAAGGCTGCCCCGCGCTGGCCGGCCATCGAGGTCATTCGCCGTGGCTTTGGCGAAGATCCGGGCTGA
- a CDS encoding CBS domain-containing protein → MMRARDVMTTTVHTVAPETSIAGIARLLVDRRIGAAPVVDAGGQLVGIVSESDLMRRPEIGTERERSWLMRFVSDPEALAAEYVKNEGPTAAAVMTRKVVTVGKDAPLDQVAGLMEDNRIKRVVVVDEGRVCGIVSRANFVQAIATHGTPAKVEPDPGEAGDSLLREHLLDRIRQQPWSQSPTFNVLVSGGVAHLWGAVRNDAERKAMVVAAQTMPGIRSVEDHLAVIHWNFGV, encoded by the coding sequence ATGATGCGCGCCAGAGACGTGATGACCACGACCGTCCACACGGTCGCCCCCGAGACCAGCATCGCCGGCATCGCCCGCCTGCTCGTCGACCGGCGGATCGGGGCTGCCCCTGTCGTCGATGCAGGGGGCCAGCTGGTCGGCATCGTAAGCGAAAGCGACCTGATGCGCCGGCCGGAGATCGGCACGGAGCGCGAGCGGTCCTGGCTGATGCGGTTCGTCTCCGATCCCGAGGCGCTGGCGGCGGAGTACGTCAAGAACGAGGGGCCGACCGCGGCCGCGGTGATGACACGCAAGGTCGTCACGGTCGGCAAGGACGCCCCGCTCGACCAGGTCGCCGGACTAATGGAGGACAATCGCATCAAGCGCGTCGTCGTCGTCGACGAGGGCCGGGTTTGCGGGATCGTCAGCCGGGCCAACTTCGTCCAGGCGATCGCCACCCACGGCACCCCGGCCAAGGTCGAGCCCGATCCCGGTGAGGCGGGAGATTCGCTCCTGCGCGAGCATCTGCTCGACCGGATCCGCCAGCAGCCCTGGTCCCAGAGTCCCACCTTCAATGTACTGGTGTCCGGCGGCGTCGCCCATCTGTGGGGTGCGGTGCGCAACGACGCGGAACGCAAGGCCATGGTGGTGGCCGCACAGACCATGCCGGGCATTCGCTCGGTCGAGGACCACCTGGCGGTAATACACTGGAACTTCGGCGTCTGA
- a CDS encoding CBS domain-containing protein: MTMRHLSDMVRNRAPLVLDQHASVADACRCMRDRGVGAVIVADGERRLLGIFTGRDAVCRVLADGLSPADAVLADVMTPDPATIPADATAIQALRLMADGGFRHLPVVADGRVVGIVSRGDFRGLEQARLDEEGEIWERL; this comes from the coding sequence ATGACGATGCGTCATCTGAGCGACATGGTCCGCAATCGCGCACCGCTTGTGCTCGACCAGCATGCTAGCGTCGCCGACGCCTGCCGGTGCATGCGCGACCGCGGCGTGGGCGCTGTCATCGTGGCCGATGGGGAACGCCGGTTGCTGGGGATATTCACGGGGCGCGATGCCGTCTGCCGGGTCCTGGCGGATGGATTGTCGCCGGCCGATGCCGTCCTCGCCGACGTCATGACCCCCGATCCGGCGACGATCCCGGCGGACGCCACGGCGATCCAGGCGCTGCGGCTGATGGCCGATGGCGGCTTCCGTCACCTGCCCGTCGTGGCCGACGGCCGGGTCGTCGGCATTGTGTCCCGGGGCGACTTCCGCGGCCTGGAACAGGCGCGTCTGGACGAGGAGGGCGAGATCTGGGAGCGGCTGTAG
- a CDS encoding CBS domain-containing protein, translated as MMRARDVMTTTVHTVAPETSIADIARLLVDRRIGAAPVVEATGRLVGIVSESDLMRRPEIGTERQRSWLMRFLSDPQALAEEYVKSEGPAAAAVMTRKVVTVGPDAPLDEVAGLMEDNRIKRVVVVDEGRVCGIVSRANFVQAIATHGAPPRVEAAASDAGDAALRDQLLDKIRRQPWSQGPAFNVLVSGGVAHLWGAVRNDEERQAMVVAAQTLPGIRAVEDHLAVVRWNFGA; from the coding sequence ATGATGCGCGCCAGAGACGTGATGACCACGACCGTCCACACGGTCGCCCCCGAGACCAGCATCGCCGACATCGCCCGCCTGCTCGTCGACCGGCGGATCGGGGCCGCCCCCGTCGTCGAAGCGACCGGCCGGCTGGTCGGCATCGTCAGCGAGAGCGACCTGATGCGCCGGCCGGAGATCGGCACGGAGCGCCAGCGGTCGTGGCTGATGCGTTTCCTTTCCGATCCGCAGGCCCTGGCCGAGGAATACGTCAAGAGCGAGGGTCCCGCGGCGGCGGCCGTCATGACGCGCAAGGTAGTGACCGTTGGGCCGGACGCGCCTTTGGACGAGGTGGCCGGGCTGATGGAGGACAACCGCATCAAGCGGGTGGTCGTCGTCGACGAAGGCCGAGTGTGCGGGATCGTCAGCCGGGCCAACTTCGTCCAGGCCATCGCCACCCATGGCGCGCCGCCCAGGGTCGAGGCTGCAGCCAGCGACGCTGGCGATGCCGCGCTGCGCGACCAGCTTCTCGACAAGATCCGCCGGCAGCCATGGTCGCAAGGGCCGGCGTTCAACGTCCTGGTGTCCGGCGGCGTTGCTCATCTGTGGGGGGCGGTGCGCAACGACGAGGAACGCCAGGCCATGGTCGTCGCCGCCCAGACACTGCCCGGCATCCGCGCGGTCGAGGACCATCTGGCGGTCGTGCGCTGGAACTTCGGCGCCTGA
- a CDS encoding hydantoinase B/oxoprolinase family protein: MAKRARESFDAVSLGILWDRLISITDEIVSTLVRSSFSTIVSESYDLSCVVLDADANSIAQGTMSVPIFIASAPVTARHMLDRFPAETLKPGDVIFTNDPWLGTGHLFDVTLMRPVFRNGRIVAYTMSITHLPDIGGIGFGSSATEIYHEGLRFPICKLAEEGRVDERLIEIIRTNVRVPEQVVGDLMANVACNEVGGRQVLEFMDEYGIEDLGPLSRAIREHAERAMRDRIRTTLKPGTYRNKIELEGLDGPIKFAVRIDIEDDRVHLDFDGTGPCVRAGINVPFCYTRAMSLYSVKTLTLPTIPNNGGMAVPITVSAPKGCILDAQPPFATGGRHAMGHFVVPLIYGALAKAAPDRVQADSGMMNLVTFQGRHRNGRGVSTIYFAAGGYGALDGTDGVPTVPHPSNMAVVPVEIWETITSTTIERKELLTDSGGAGQWRGGMGQEVVVRNDSGSTMTLLGMGNRTQFPARGLFKGQEGSMRVHAIDGTPINAKARVELQAGARLTVREAGAGGFGDPLKRDPARVLADVREGFVSPKAALRDYGVKVDLKRGTAVRPAAKAGRGKAAAK, translated from the coding sequence ATGGCCAAGCGCGCCCGGGAATCCTTCGACGCCGTCAGCCTCGGCATCCTCTGGGACCGGCTGATCTCGATCACCGACGAGATCGTCTCGACGCTGGTCCGCAGCTCCTTCTCGACCATCGTGTCGGAAAGCTACGACCTGTCCTGCGTCGTGCTGGATGCCGACGCCAACTCGATCGCCCAGGGCACCATGAGCGTGCCCATCTTCATCGCCAGCGCGCCCGTCACCGCGCGCCACATGCTGGACCGCTTCCCGGCCGAGACGCTGAAGCCCGGCGACGTCATCTTCACCAACGACCCCTGGCTCGGCACCGGCCATCTGTTCGACGTGACGCTGATGCGGCCCGTGTTCCGCAACGGCCGCATCGTCGCCTACACCATGAGCATCACTCACCTGCCCGACATCGGCGGCATCGGCTTCGGCTCGTCGGCGACCGAGATCTATCACGAGGGCCTGCGCTTCCCGATCTGCAAGCTGGCCGAGGAAGGCCGGGTCGACGAGCGCCTGATCGAGATCATCCGCACCAACGTGCGCGTGCCCGAGCAGGTGGTGGGCGACCTGATGGCCAACGTCGCCTGCAACGAGGTTGGCGGCCGCCAGGTGCTTGAGTTCATGGACGAATACGGCATCGAGGATCTGGGACCGCTGTCGCGCGCCATCCGCGAGCATGCCGAGCGTGCCATGCGCGATCGCATCCGCACCACCCTGAAGCCCGGCACCTATCGCAACAAGATCGAGCTGGAGGGGCTGGACGGGCCTATCAAGTTCGCCGTGCGCATCGACATCGAGGATGACCGCGTCCATCTCGATTTCGACGGCACGGGGCCATGCGTGCGCGCCGGCATCAACGTCCCCTTCTGCTACACGCGCGCCATGTCGCTCTATTCGGTCAAGACGCTGACGCTGCCGACCATCCCCAACAATGGCGGCATGGCGGTGCCGATCACCGTGTCCGCGCCCAAGGGCTGCATCCTCGACGCCCAACCCCCGTTCGCCACCGGCGGGCGCCACGCCATGGGCCATTTCGTCGTGCCGCTGATCTATGGCGCGCTGGCCAAGGCCGCACCCGACCGGGTGCAGGCCGATTCCGGCATGATGAACCTCGTCACCTTCCAGGGCCGCCACCGCAACGGCCGCGGCGTGTCGACCATCTATTTCGCCGCCGGCGGCTATGGCGCGCTGGACGGCACCGACGGTGTCCCCACCGTGCCGCACCCGTCCAACATGGCGGTCGTGCCGGTGGAGATCTGGGAGACGATCACCAGCACCACCATCGAGCGCAAGGAACTGCTGACCGACAGCGGCGGTGCGGGCCAGTGGCGCGGCGGCATGGGGCAGGAGGTGGTGGTGCGCAACGACAGCGGCTCCACCATGACGTTGCTCGGCATGGGCAACCGGACGCAGTTCCCGGCCCGCGGCCTGTTCAAGGGCCAGGAGGGGTCGATGCGCGTCCATGCGATCGACGGCACGCCGATCAACGCCAAGGCCCGCGTCGAACTGCAGGCCGGCGCCCGCCTGACCGTGCGCGAGGCCGGCGCCGGTGGCTTCGGCGACCCGCTGAAGCGCGATCCGGCGCGCGTGCTGGCCGATGTCCGCGAGGGCTTCGTCAGTCCGAAGGCGGCACTCCGCGACTATGGCGTGAAGGTCGACCTGAAGCGCGGCACGGCGGTGCGGCCGGCGGCCAAGGCTGGACGCGGGAAGGCGGCCGCGAAGTAG